A DNA window from Sporomusaceae bacterium FL31 contains the following coding sequences:
- the murG gene encoding UDP-N-acetylglucosamine--N-acetylmuramyl-(pentapeptide) pyrophosphoryl-undecaprenol N-acetylglucosamine transferase: MRIIVAGGGTGGHIYPAITLINTIKSLVSSCEILYVGTREGLEADLIPKEGLPFSTIEVRGFARSLSFKNVVTIVKTFGSVWESRRIIREFRPDLVIGTGGYVCGPVLLAASLMGIPTMIQEQNVIPGITNKILAKFVDKIAVGYADADKYFKNSGKVVFTGNPIRGEVMTATREQGLSELGLDPCKRTILISGGSRGARSINNAMLHVHQYFAKNQDIQLLHVSGKNEYNGIVGNLMQMGIDIGTTGNISIKPYLYDMPKALAVADLAIFRAGAIGLAEITALGIPAILIPYPHAAENHQEFNARVMERQGAAVVIRDCELDGTKLLECINELIYDTDKLTMMANASKQLGRPEAAETIARMAINLAKRAEIKV; the protein is encoded by the coding sequence ATGCGGATAATTGTTGCTGGCGGGGGCACAGGTGGGCACATCTACCCCGCTATTACTTTGATTAATACGATAAAAAGCCTGGTTAGTTCGTGTGAAATATTATATGTTGGAACTCGAGAGGGATTAGAAGCCGATCTCATTCCTAAAGAAGGCTTGCCTTTTTCCACTATTGAAGTGCGTGGCTTTGCTCGAAGTCTATCGTTTAAAAATGTCGTTACAATAGTTAAAACTTTTGGCAGTGTCTGGGAGTCGCGCAGGATAATTCGCGAATTCAGACCAGACCTTGTAATTGGGACAGGCGGCTATGTGTGCGGCCCTGTTTTATTAGCAGCTAGTCTTATGGGAATTCCGACCATGATTCAAGAGCAAAACGTTATACCAGGGATTACGAATAAAATATTAGCAAAATTTGTTGATAAAATTGCTGTTGGCTATGCTGATGCTGACAAATACTTTAAGAACAGTGGAAAAGTTGTCTTTACCGGTAACCCGATCAGAGGCGAAGTGATGACTGCTACGCGTGAGCAAGGCCTAAGTGAATTGGGCTTAGATCCCTGTAAACGAACAATCTTAATTTCAGGTGGGAGTCGAGGGGCTCGAAGTATTAATAATGCGATGTTGCACGTTCACCAGTATTTCGCTAAAAATCAGGATATTCAACTATTGCATGTTTCAGGAAAAAATGAGTATAATGGCATAGTTGGAAATTTAATGCAAATGGGTATAGATATTGGAACCACTGGCAATATTAGCATTAAACCATACCTTTATGATATGCCTAAAGCTTTAGCTGTTGCTGATCTAGCAATCTTTAGAGCAGGTGCAATTGGTTTAGCAGAAATTACTGCACTTGGCATACCTGCCATTCTTATTCCTTACCCACATGCTGCGGAGAACCATCAGGAGTTTAATGCAAGGGTCATGGAGCGTCAAGGCGCCGCTGTCGTAATAAGGGATTGCGAGTTAGACGGAACTAAATTGTTAGAATGCATCAATGAACTTATATATGATACAGATAAACTTACTATGATGGCTAATGCAAGCAAGCAGCTGGGGCGCCCGGAAGCTGCAGAAACTATAGCTCGTATGGCAATAAACTTAGCAAAACGCGCTGAAATTAAGGTGTAA
- the ftsZ gene encoding cell division protein FtsZ — protein MLEFDMDFNQFANIKVIGVGGGGNNAVNRMITAGLQGVEFVSVNTDAQALIHALAPHRIQIGEKLTKGLGAGANPEVGEKAAQESKEDIIKALKGADMVFVTAGMGGGTGTGAAPVVAECAKEVGALTVGVVTKPFSFEGRRRQSQAERGTAKLKEKVDTLITIPNDRLMQVVDKRTSIMDAFRIADDVLRQGVQGISDLIAVPGLINLDFADVKTIMTETGSALMGIGIGTGDNRAVAAAEAAIKSPLLETSIEGARGVLLNITGGSSLGLFEVNEAAEIIANAADPEANIIFGAVIDERFQDEVRVTVIATGFDPRPPKTPSGKVEPVTIEPFKMRDLDIPTWMRR, from the coding sequence ATGCTTGAATTTGATATGGATTTTAATCAATTTGCTAATATTAAAGTAATTGGAGTTGGCGGTGGTGGAAACAACGCTGTAAACAGAATGATTACAGCTGGCTTACAAGGGGTAGAGTTTGTTTCAGTGAACACTGACGCGCAGGCCTTAATTCATGCTTTGGCACCACATCGTATCCAGATTGGTGAGAAGCTTACAAAAGGATTGGGGGCTGGCGCTAATCCTGAAGTCGGTGAGAAAGCAGCTCAAGAAAGTAAAGAAGATATCATAAAAGCCTTAAAAGGTGCTGATATGGTTTTTGTTACAGCAGGTATGGGAGGTGGAACAGGAACTGGGGCAGCTCCTGTTGTTGCTGAATGTGCTAAAGAAGTCGGCGCTTTAACTGTCGGCGTGGTTACAAAACCATTTTCTTTTGAAGGGCGTCGTCGCCAAAGCCAAGCTGAGCGCGGTACTGCCAAGTTAAAGGAAAAAGTCGATACATTAATAACAATTCCTAATGATCGTTTAATGCAAGTCGTTGATAAACGAACCTCAATTATGGATGCTTTCCGAATTGCCGATGATGTTTTACGTCAGGGCGTTCAGGGGATATCCGATTTAATCGCTGTGCCGGGATTGATTAATTTAGATTTTGCTGATGTGAAGACGATCATGACAGAAACTGGATCTGCATTAATGGGTATTGGTATTGGTACTGGTGATAATCGGGCCGTGGCTGCAGCAGAGGCTGCAATAAAGAGTCCTCTTTTAGAAACGTCCATCGAAGGGGCGAGAGGCGTTCTATTAAATATTACTGGTGGCAGCAGCTTAGGCTTGTTTGAAGTGAATGAAGCAGCTGAGATTATTGCTAATGCTGCTGATCCAGAAGCAAATATTATTTTCGGTGCAGTTATTGATGAAAGATTTCAAGATGAGGTAAGAGTTACTGTTATCGCAACAGGGTTTGATCCTAGGCCGCCAAAAACTCCATCAGGAAAAGTTGAGCCAGTTACGATCGAACCATTTAAGATGCGTGATTTGGACATTCCTACCTGGATGCGGCGTTAA
- the ddl_2 gene encoding D-alanine--D-alanine ligase: MRNKKIAVLMGGPSDEREVSLNTGSAIVSALQEKGYQVIGIDLIPHKLFEQIKENQVEIVFNAIHGRYGEDGVLQGALDLIGIPYTGSGLLASAMAMDKAISKRLFLSAGIPTPRSKLYSKNDIKRDLVSEILAEFSIPVVVKSAAQGSSIGVTIVECPDQLAQAVEQAFEYSANILVEEFIQGKEVTVAVWGDTNPKTLPIIEIVPHSGKYDYSSKYTKGATDYIIPARLDKGTIHAVEQAALNAFLILGCRGIARVDIMIDQHNNPYVLEVNTIPGMTATSLVPKSAAAAGISFSDLCERLLLAATN, encoded by the coding sequence ATGAGGAATAAAAAGATAGCAGTATTAATGGGCGGACCGTCAGATGAGCGAGAAGTTTCCCTAAATACCGGCAGCGCTATTGTTAGTGCCTTACAAGAAAAAGGGTATCAGGTAATCGGGATAGATTTAATACCACATAAGCTTTTTGAACAGATTAAAGAAAACCAAGTTGAAATAGTATTTAATGCCATTCATGGTCGTTATGGGGAAGATGGTGTTTTGCAAGGAGCATTGGATTTAATTGGCATACCCTATACCGGATCGGGCCTTTTAGCCAGTGCCATGGCCATGGATAAAGCAATTTCGAAAAGACTATTTTTATCGGCTGGTATTCCGACCCCACGTTCAAAGCTATATAGTAAAAATGATATTAAGCGGGACCTTGTGAGTGAGATATTAGCAGAATTTAGTATTCCCGTTGTTGTAAAGTCTGCTGCGCAGGGATCTAGTATCGGAGTTACTATTGTGGAATGCCCAGATCAGTTGGCTCAGGCTGTCGAGCAAGCGTTTGAATATAGTGCGAACATTTTAGTTGAGGAATTTATTCAAGGGAAAGAAGTTACAGTAGCTGTTTGGGGTGACACTAATCCAAAGACTTTACCTATCATCGAAATAGTGCCTCATTCAGGTAAATACGACTATAGTTCAAAGTATACAAAAGGGGCTACCGATTATATTATTCCAGCAAGACTGGATAAAGGTACAATACATGCTGTAGAGCAGGCAGCTTTAAACGCTTTTCTAATTTTAGGGTGTAGAGGTATTGCTAGAGTTGATATCATGATCGATCAACATAATAACCCCTACGTGCTGGAAGTGAACACAATACCTGGCATGACGGCAACCAGTCTAGTGCCAAAATCTGCTGCTGCCGCAGGAATCAGTTTCTCCGACTTATGTGAGCGACTGTTACTGGCGGCGACAAATTAA
- a CDS encoding cell division protein FtsQ, giving the protein MLKPKGLEYRPQERQPVPKRLFSGLLMVLFVLITGFLFLNSSFFNVSSIVIQGNKYMSNEEIYAVANIPENSNIFRLGITEVKERLSRDLRIAQVEISRKFPNTIVVTINERKPLAYVASSYGFVELDKQGIVLAAYKNLKKVRVPMITGVRLENGYIADQVQNQSIINILSFLAYFDEETLDQLSEININAGQIFAYTNNSIQIRIGSAERLLEKAKLTQDMLKEIHDRNLVVEYIDLNYSAPFIKFKQ; this is encoded by the coding sequence ATGCTCAAACCGAAAGGATTGGAATATAGGCCGCAGGAACGGCAGCCAGTTCCCAAGCGTTTGTTTTCAGGGCTGTTGATGGTATTATTTGTGCTTATTACCGGTTTTTTATTTCTTAATTCTTCGTTTTTTAATGTTAGCTCGATAGTGATTCAAGGTAACAAATATATGTCTAACGAAGAGATTTATGCGGTAGCAAACATTCCGGAGAATAGTAATATTTTCCGATTGGGTATTACAGAAGTAAAAGAACGCCTCTCGCGAGATCTTAGGATTGCTCAGGTAGAAATCTCTCGCAAATTTCCTAATACGATCGTTGTAACGATTAATGAGCGAAAACCGTTAGCCTATGTTGCCAGCAGTTATGGTTTTGTTGAACTGGATAAGCAAGGTATCGTATTGGCTGCTTATAAAAACTTAAAGAAAGTGCGAGTCCCAATGATTACTGGTGTAAGACTGGAGAATGGCTATATCGCCGATCAAGTGCAAAATCAGTCAATTATCAATATTTTAAGTTTTTTAGCTTATTTTGATGAAGAAACTTTAGATCAATTATCAGAGATTAACATCAATGCTGGTCAAATTTTTGCTTATACCAATAATTCGATTCAGATTCGTATTGGGTCTGCAGAAAGACTGCTAGAGAAAGCCAAGCTAACACAGGATATGTTAAAGGAAATTCATGATCGCAATCTGGTTGTTGAGTATATTGATTTAAATTACTCTGCACCATTTATAAAATTTAAGCAATAA
- the murA_2 gene encoding UDP-N-acetylglucosamine 1-carboxyvinyltransferase produces MEKFVVTGEVQLTGNIRVGGAKNATLPIMAATLLCSGVSILHDVPQLSDIRAMQEILALLGAKIVQEGLSLIIDTTGVSKQEIPEHLMREMRASVFLMGPLLGRFRKVRVSYPGGCAIGPRPIDLHIKALEKLGAKVKESYGYIDAEAASLNGAEIHFDFPSVGATENAMMAAVMAKGTTIIRNAAREPEIVDLQNFLNKMGAKVIGAGSDTIRIEGVSKLVSAEHTIMPDRIQAGTFLVAGAITQGDVTVENISPEYLFSVTDKLEEIGAHITAASNYIRIRAGELRGVDIKTLPFPGFPTDLQAPMLSLLTVAKGTSIITETIFENRFKHVDELTRMGAKIKVEGRTAIIRGIPKMTGAIVAAPDLRAGGALVLAALAAQGVSEIEQVYHIDRGYEQLELKLQSLGARIIRSN; encoded by the coding sequence ATGGAAAAGTTTGTCGTCACGGGAGAAGTGCAACTTACTGGTAATATCCGGGTTGGCGGAGCTAAAAATGCTACGCTGCCAATTATGGCAGCAACGCTGCTTTGTTCAGGAGTTAGCATCCTTCATGATGTACCACAATTAAGTGATATTCGAGCGATGCAAGAAATCTTAGCTTTACTAGGGGCTAAAATTGTTCAAGAAGGCCTTTCGTTAATTATTGATACTACGGGTGTAAGCAAACAAGAAATACCTGAGCATCTTATGCGAGAGATGCGGGCATCAGTTTTTTTAATGGGACCACTACTCGGGCGATTTCGGAAAGTGCGAGTATCTTACCCCGGTGGGTGTGCAATTGGCCCCAGACCAATAGATTTACATATTAAAGCTCTTGAAAAGCTTGGGGCAAAAGTCAAGGAAAGTTATGGTTATATTGACGCTGAAGCAGCAAGCTTAAATGGTGCTGAAATTCATTTTGATTTTCCAAGTGTGGGAGCAACTGAAAACGCAATGATGGCTGCAGTAATGGCAAAAGGTACTACGATTATACGCAATGCAGCTAGAGAACCGGAAATTGTTGATTTGCAAAATTTCCTTAACAAAATGGGAGCTAAGGTTATCGGTGCCGGATCAGATACTATTAGAATAGAGGGTGTGTCAAAGCTGGTTTCTGCAGAGCATACTATTATGCCTGATCGAATCCAGGCTGGAACGTTTCTCGTTGCCGGTGCAATCACTCAAGGAGATGTGACGGTTGAGAATATTTCTCCAGAATATTTGTTTTCAGTTACTGATAAACTTGAAGAAATTGGTGCGCATATTACTGCAGCCAGTAATTACATTCGTATCAGAGCTGGAGAACTAAGAGGAGTCGATATTAAAACACTGCCGTTTCCTGGATTTCCTACCGATCTGCAGGCACCAATGCTTTCATTATTGACTGTAGCTAAGGGAACTAGTATCATAACAGAAACGATTTTCGAAAATAGGTTCAAGCATGTAGACGAACTGACTCGCATGGGGGCTAAGATTAAAGTAGAAGGCCGTACTGCAATCATTCGAGGTATTCCCAAAATGACTGGTGCTATTGTGGCTGCTCCTGATCTTAGGGCTGGCGGTGCTTTAGTATTAGCTGCTCTTGCTGCACAAGGAGTGTCGGAAATAGAGCAGGTATATCATATTGATCGTGGCTATGAACAGTTAGAGCTGAAATTACAGAGCTTAGGCGCCCGCATCATCCGGTCTAATTGA
- the ftsA gene encoding cell division protein FtsA, translating to MGKQDLLAIDIGTDVIKVFSGIIDTNGVLSITGNGVVPTDGFSKGAITDPDMLIRSLKLAVECVTVDDDTIQAYLGIGGMGLESHGAVGHISLNSLETITACDLDRVCHAAVLTSVPEELEVLHVLPRVFRVDGQVFVTPPIGQNGKQLEAEVLIVTVPKSTINGFVRDIKTAGLEITGVVSNAVVLGQVLAKDLQTRSNLILDIGAGTTDIVVYDDGQIVKVYSLPFGGAYITSDIMQGVGIDFNHAEAIKRYYAKLDKSLHGHEVILDCNDNGTTDKNIPYDFLYNIIESRVEEIVLLVFESLKPILAEVNIEKIHITGGCSAMNSFVDCLEKIGGLPVTQVVPSTLPTEYSNPVNTACYGIMCYAKSRQTSVETISTGAWNSLLTKVKHFFKPTHLSNSPE from the coding sequence ATGGGTAAGCAAGATCTATTAGCTATTGATATAGGTACTGATGTTATCAAGGTTTTTTCTGGAATCATTGATACCAATGGCGTTTTGTCAATTACAGGAAATGGTGTCGTACCAACCGATGGGTTTTCAAAAGGAGCAATCACTGATCCAGATATGTTGATAAGGTCTCTCAAATTAGCAGTTGAATGTGTAACTGTTGATGATGACACAATCCAGGCTTACCTTGGTATTGGCGGAATGGGCCTAGAATCTCACGGTGCTGTAGGACATATATCGTTAAATTCACTTGAAACCATAACTGCTTGCGACTTAGATCGGGTTTGTCATGCTGCTGTTCTTACTTCTGTTCCGGAAGAACTGGAAGTTCTGCACGTATTACCAAGAGTTTTCCGGGTTGATGGTCAAGTATTTGTTACGCCGCCTATAGGCCAAAATGGAAAGCAGCTAGAGGCAGAGGTTTTAATTGTCACTGTACCTAAATCAACCATTAACGGATTTGTACGTGATATAAAAACTGCAGGACTTGAGATCACTGGAGTTGTGTCAAATGCGGTTGTGCTAGGACAGGTATTAGCGAAAGATTTGCAAACACGGTCTAATCTAATTTTAGACATTGGTGCTGGAACTACGGATATTGTTGTATATGATGATGGACAAATCGTTAAAGTCTATTCATTGCCGTTTGGTGGGGCTTATATTACATCTGATATCATGCAAGGAGTCGGTATTGATTTTAATCATGCTGAGGCAATTAAGCGTTACTATGCCAAGCTAGATAAGAGCTTGCATGGCCATGAAGTTATTTTAGATTGTAATGATAATGGAACAACTGATAAAAATATTCCATACGATTTTTTATATAACATTATTGAAAGTCGTGTTGAAGAAATTGTTTTGCTGGTTTTCGAATCTTTAAAACCTATTTTAGCTGAAGTCAACATAGAAAAAATTCATATAACTGGTGGTTGTTCAGCTATGAATAGTTTTGTCGATTGTCTAGAGAAAATAGGTGGTTTGCCAGTAACTCAAGTTGTGCCTAGTACGTTGCCGACAGAATATTCAAATCCAGTAAACACAGCCTGTTATGGAATTATGTGCTATGCGAAATCAAGGCAGACATCTGTTGAAACGATAAGTACTGGTGCTTGGAACTCTTTGTTGACCAAGGTTAAGCATTTTTTTAAGCCAACACATCTTAGTAATTCACCTGAATGA
- a CDS encoding RNA polymerase sigma factor has translation MIVNKVEICGVNTAKLPVLSASKMRELFEVLQGGEVSAREQLIYGNLRLVLSVIQRFNNRGEYVDDLFQVGCIGLMKAIDNFDLSQNVKFSTYAVPMIIGEIRRYLRDNNPIRVSRSMRDIAYKALQVRDSLVSKFSREPSINEIADELKIQREEIIFALDAIQEPISLFEPIYHDGGDPIFVMDQISDDKNLDMNWLEGVAIKEALRRLSDREKHILTLRFFEGKTQMEVAEEIGISQAQVSRLEKAALSHMRKHI, from the coding sequence ATGATTGTAAACAAAGTAGAAATATGTGGTGTAAATACGGCAAAACTCCCGGTGCTTTCCGCAAGCAAAATGCGTGAATTATTTGAAGTGTTGCAGGGCGGAGAAGTGTCTGCTCGGGAACAACTTATTTATGGAAATCTACGATTAGTATTGAGCGTTATTCAGCGCTTTAATAATCGTGGTGAATATGTTGATGATTTGTTTCAGGTTGGCTGCATTGGTCTCATGAAAGCAATTGATAATTTTGATCTTTCTCAGAATGTTAAATTTTCTACTTATGCAGTTCCGATGATTATTGGAGAAATACGGCGTTATTTACGTGATAATAATCCAATTAGGGTGAGCCGCTCAATGAGGGATATTGCCTATAAGGCACTACAAGTGCGTGATTCTCTGGTGAGTAAATTTTCGCGTGAACCGTCAATTAATGAAATAGCAGATGAGCTTAAAATACAACGGGAAGAAATAATTTTTGCGCTTGACGCGATCCAGGAGCCTATTTCATTGTTTGAACCTATTTACCACGATGGCGGAGATCCGATATTTGTTATGGATCAAATCAGTGATGATAAGAACTTAGACATGAATTGGCTAGAAGGTGTTGCGATAAAAGAAGCATTAAGACGATTAAGTGATCGTGAAAAACATATTTTAACATTGCGATTTTTTGAGGGAAAAACACAGATGGAGGTTGCTGAAGAGATCGGAATATCTCAAGCTCAAGTATCACGATTAGAAAAAGCAGCACTCAGCCATATGAGAAAACATATATAA
- a CDS encoding sporulation sigma-E factor-processing peptidase — protein MNVYIDVLLLVNIVMNSILLLLTAWAAGISYKVWRILIAAGLGGVYVVSGVWPQFIYFHSAPFKLLISLLLVLLAFGARSIRINLLLVGIFYIVSFIMGGAVVGWLYFWQNSSYLQFNYMKLTAISLDSLVKGTVVGVVLVLVVMRRIMSRMSRKLNFYQVTIDYADRQVDLVSMLDTGNCLYTVLGRKPVVLVERSKIEMLLSESVLSFLNLNEADVWLTNLDKCQDHDWLERVQIIPYKAVGHNNMLLGFRPDKVTVMTEKGLSISTEVVIAIYNGHLSSDGTYAALLHPLVVNNIVSNEEVGVCA, from the coding sequence ATGAATGTTTACATTGATGTCCTTTTATTAGTTAATATTGTGATGAATAGTATCCTTCTGCTGCTTACTGCGTGGGCAGCTGGAATTTCTTATAAAGTTTGGCGTATTTTAATTGCTGCTGGATTAGGAGGTGTATATGTTGTAAGCGGGGTGTGGCCTCAGTTCATCTATTTTCATAGTGCTCCTTTTAAACTATTAATTTCTTTATTGTTAGTTTTACTGGCATTTGGTGCTCGATCAATTCGCATCAATTTGCTTTTAGTTGGTATTTTTTATATCGTATCATTTATTATGGGGGGCGCCGTGGTGGGCTGGTTGTATTTTTGGCAGAACAGCAGTTATTTACAGTTCAACTATATGAAATTAACTGCTATCAGCTTAGACAGTTTGGTGAAAGGCACGGTGGTAGGCGTAGTATTAGTATTAGTAGTCATGCGAAGAATTATGAGCAGAATGTCAAGAAAGTTGAATTTTTATCAGGTAACAATAGATTATGCTGATCGTCAGGTTGATTTAGTCTCCATGTTGGATACAGGAAATTGTTTATATACTGTGCTAGGCCGGAAACCTGTAGTGCTGGTAGAGAGGTCAAAAATAGAAATGCTTTTAAGTGAATCGGTGCTTAGTTTCTTAAATTTAAATGAGGCTGACGTTTGGTTGACTAATTTAGACAAGTGCCAAGATCATGATTGGTTGGAGCGGGTACAGATTATTCCTTATAAAGCTGTAGGACATAATAATATGCTACTGGGCTTTAGACCAGATAAAGTAACCGTTATGACGGAGAAAGGACTAAGTATATCCACGGAAGTCGTTATAGCAATTTATAATGGTCATTTGTCTAGTGATGGAACTTATGCAGCATTGTTACATCCATTAGTAGTGAATAATATCGTTAGTAATGAGGAGGTTGGCGTATGCGCATAA
- the murC gene encoding UDP-N-acetylmuramate--L-alanine ligase has translation MLNHLKHIHFVGIGGAGMSAIAKILVEQGYQVSGSDLNKSETTDRLEKMGATIYIGHSRENVRDSQAIVVSTAIPASNPEVVIAKEKGIHIFHRSDIVAQLMNCSKGIAVAGAHGKTTTTSMIAIMLEKSGVDPTIIIGGDLDYLGGNAKLGKSEFLVAEADESDGSFLKLAPHIAVVTNVENDHMDFYGTMENILHTFKEFLLKLPVNNGLAVLCFDNAHVRDIAATIERPYISYGVDYPAEYMAKNVRTQGALTLFDVYREEVLLGTIKLNIPGKHNVANALAAIAVGGNIGLKFDQIAEGLALFNGAKRRFQTKARINGVWVVDDYAHHPTEITTTLQAARQTQPKRLICVFQPHRYSRTKFLRKEFGGAFTAADLLVLTDVYAAGEEPILGINGEVLKEEVESQTDNKVVYIQDKNKIARYLSEIVEPGDLVMTMGAGNIYLVGEELVETLVKRS, from the coding sequence TTGCTTAATCATTTAAAACATATTCATTTTGTTGGCATCGGTGGTGCCGGCATGAGCGCAATTGCAAAAATATTAGTAGAACAAGGATATCAAGTTTCTGGGTCTGATCTGAATAAATCTGAGACTACTGATCGGTTGGAAAAAATGGGAGCGACAATTTATATTGGCCATAGCAGGGAAAACGTTCGGGATAGTCAGGCAATTGTTGTTTCTACAGCTATTCCTGCCAGTAATCCAGAAGTAGTTATTGCTAAAGAAAAGGGAATTCACATTTTTCATCGCTCCGATATCGTTGCTCAGCTCATGAATTGCTCAAAAGGCATTGCCGTTGCAGGGGCACATGGTAAAACAACAACGACTTCGATGATAGCGATTATGCTAGAAAAATCAGGTGTTGATCCCACGATTATCATTGGCGGTGATTTAGATTATCTTGGCGGTAATGCGAAGCTGGGGAAAAGCGAGTTTTTGGTTGCTGAAGCCGATGAAAGTGATGGGTCTTTTCTGAAACTTGCTCCGCATATCGCTGTAGTCACCAATGTTGAGAATGATCATATGGATTTTTATGGAACCATGGAGAACATCTTACATACGTTTAAAGAGTTTTTACTTAAGCTTCCTGTAAATAACGGTTTAGCAGTATTATGCTTTGACAATGCTCATGTACGTGATATAGCAGCCACGATAGAACGTCCATATATTTCCTATGGTGTAGATTATCCAGCTGAATACATGGCGAAAAATGTCCGTACTCAAGGTGCTCTCACTCTATTTGATGTCTATCGAGAAGAAGTATTATTAGGAACTATTAAATTAAATATTCCCGGGAAGCATAATGTTGCCAATGCTCTTGCGGCAATTGCCGTAGGCGGAAATATCGGTTTGAAATTTGATCAAATTGCAGAAGGTTTGGCTTTATTTAATGGTGCAAAAAGACGTTTTCAAACTAAAGCTCGGATAAACGGAGTTTGGGTGGTCGATGACTACGCTCATCATCCTACTGAAATTACAACTACTTTGCAAGCGGCTCGTCAAACACAACCTAAACGTCTTATTTGTGTGTTTCAGCCCCACCGTTATTCGCGGACAAAATTTCTACGTAAAGAATTTGGCGGGGCTTTCACTGCTGCTGATCTCCTGGTCTTGACAGATGTTTATGCAGCTGGCGAGGAACCAATACTGGGGATAAATGGTGAGGTACTTAAGGAGGAGGTCGAGAGTCAAACAGATAATAAAGTGGTCTACATTCAGGATAAAAATAAAATAGCTCGTTACCTGAGTGAAATCGTCGAGCCTGGCGATTTAGTCATGACAATGGGGGCTGGCAATATTTATCTAGTTGGCGAAGAGTTGGTTGAAACTCTAGTTAAACGATCATAA
- a CDS encoding RNA polymerase sigma factor translates to MRINWPIVKLFFKIKIITVLQLLRLLKPDEVFYVGSTEILPPPLSNDEEIYLLNCLQKGDKAVKSVFIERNLRLVVYIARKFENTGVGIEDLVSIGTIGLIKAVNTFDPIKRIKLATYASRCIENEILMYLRRNSKTRAEVSFDEPLNIDWDGNELLLSDVLGTENDIIYKSVEEEVDKTLLYAAMSKLSGRERRIMELRFGLNDEGVERTQKEVADMLGISQSYISRLEKRIIKRLRKEISRME, encoded by the coding sequence ATGCGCATAAATTGGCCAATCGTAAAGTTGTTTTTTAAGATAAAGATCATTACCGTTCTTCAACTGCTAAGATTACTGAAACCAGATGAAGTTTTTTATGTAGGAAGTACTGAAATTTTGCCGCCTCCGTTGAGTAATGACGAAGAGATTTATTTACTAAATTGTTTGCAAAAAGGCGATAAAGCAGTTAAGAGTGTATTTATTGAGAGAAATTTACGACTAGTGGTATATATAGCTCGTAAATTTGAAAATACAGGAGTTGGAATTGAAGACTTAGTTAGTATTGGTACAATTGGACTTATTAAGGCTGTTAACACGTTCGATCCAATTAAAAGAATAAAGCTTGCAACCTATGCTTCTCGATGTATTGAAAACGAAATATTAATGTATTTACGGCGCAATAGTAAAACACGAGCTGAGGTTTCCTTTGATGAACCACTAAATATTGATTGGGATGGCAATGAATTGTTGTTGTCGGACGTACTGGGTACAGAAAACGATATCATTTATAAGTCGGTTGAAGAGGAAGTCGATAAGACGCTCCTTTACGCAGCTATGAGCAAACTATCGGGGCGGGAACGCCGCATTATGGAATTGCGCTTTGGTCTAAATGATGAAGGGGTGGAAAGAACTCAGAAAGAAGTGGCTGATATGCTAGGAATTTCTCAATCTTATATCTCTCGCCTTGAAAAAAGAATTATAAAGCGCTTACGTAAAGAGATTAGCCGGATGGAATAG